The Argentina anserina chromosome 5, drPotAnse1.1, whole genome shotgun sequence genome includes the window CACATTTCTGACTAGACCTTTCAGTTTGCTTGGTAGTTCTTCCaagctgaaaaaaaaaataggggAGGCAACATAATTCACTGTGATCATGCAGACAAAGCCATAAGAGGTATAAAAGGGGTTGAGGCAAATGCAACTCACGGAATACCAATCAATCTGCTTTTGGAACTGGATGGAAGGCGAGGAATGCCGGCCTtgtccttctccttctctgaTCGAATATCTATCAGAAGATAATTCTTTGTAGAAATGAGATCAAGCGTTTGAGCAGGAGTGAGGGCACCTGATTAGTACAAGCATAGCACATTAGCTATTAGTACCTGTTCACAGACAGCTTCAGAACAAATATGTAGCCTCATTTGATGATAGCATTATAAATCCCATgtcaaaaacaaatacttgtAATCCTTATACTGATTTTTAACCAAGTAAATGAATGATAGAACTGCAATAcaagcagaaaaaaaaaattcattgttTATTTATAAATACCGTGAAGCAACATTGTATTACAATGAAGTTGTACTTACCTTTGTATCCTCTGAGGTTAAAAGAGATAGCAGACCAAATTGGAGGAAGAAGGAAGTATGTGAGGACTACTACCCCAGCAGTTCCAGCAATCACAACCGGATCTGCTGACGAAATGGTCTCGACAGTTGATGAAGCAATGGGCTTGGCATCTTGAATTACTTTGCTGGTCTGTCCTGCTGCATCACCTATCGTCTGGGACCAAAATATATCCTTtaataaacatactgaaaATTTGAAGAAAAGGGTGAATAGTAAACAAAATCCCCCTTATTGTTGTCATTTTGTCATTCTATTtacaatctcaaattccatacTTGTAGAAAAATGAGTGAATGGGTCCATACTATAAACAAGTCCATTGCATAGTGAACACAAACTGCTATATTTAGTTATTTACAAACTGTTATACAATTTAAGATTTCTAGATTGCAACCCTATGTCAGGCAAATGTACACTGAACCCCGATTTAaagtttcaagtttcaaccacTCTAGTCACTTACCAAGTTCCACTAAATGAATTATGCAACTGAAATCAACAACTAGACTAAAGCTTTGTTTCACTTTGAAACAGCACAGGTTAATGCAGCCATGGATGGAGCAAAGTACAAACCTTTGCAGCACTGTAAACAGGCGCAGTGTCAATCCCGGAACTTTGAATTGCTTCTTGAGCTTTCTTTGAAACCTCAGAAATTGCAGGAGAAGCTATCTTCAAGGCTTCTTCTCCAGCCTGCTTAGCAATCGGCATTGCTACATCGACTCCAGGCTTCACTGCATTTATGAAAGCTTCAAGAAAACGCGCTGTGTTATCGAGAACACTAGAACCCACTTGCTGAACTTGATCAATTGTCTGCTCCACCTATCAAtccaagaaatgaagaaagaaaTATCAACCAAAGGATTCCAAACACCTCTAAATAACAATCTTTTCCTGcattgaaaaagaaatgcGCTTACTTCATTGAGGGAGGAGACTATTTGATCCTTGGAGAGGCTAAAGGCCCTGGCTTCAGAGGGAGAGGTGAAGAGGGCCAACAGAGATAGGGTAGTTGATGTTGGGAGTGACAGAGAGATGGGTCTGAATTGGGGTTTGAAACATAATTTAGGTGTGGATGATGcaggtgatgatgatgaagaagatgatgatgaagatggtaGAGGAGAAGAATGAGAGGGAGAAAGCTGAGGTCTTGGGGTGACTGAAGCTCTGATGGCCATCTCCACTGCCATCTTTGCCACCTGAGCCTCTCAACAAGTGGAACACACAAAGTGAAGACTTGGAAAGTTCAGTGTGTTTCACTGTTTCTTTGGTTGATGTATTTTGTGATGAGAATTTAAGTGGCCAAGATAAGGCACTTTTGTCCAATGATAAAAGGGGATTTCTATCCTAGCCTCTAAAGCATCATATGTCATGTGGCATTTTCATTAATATTTATTACAACTCATACATCAAGCAATCTAGGTGGGCTTTCCTGCTTGTGGTAGTAGAAGTTTTGTGACTTCTCCTCAACTTTCATCTAACCAGAGCTGTCATATTTCACTAATCACATTTTTATGTTAGAACCAAAAGGATCCATTAGGCTTTAACCTTGAAAcctatgtatttatatatatatatatatatatatatttataaaaaaaaaagaaatagaaaagGAATCAAACTAGCCCTTCAAATGACTAGGGAGGCATATCATTTGGGCTTAATGACAATTTTGATGAGTGTATTCATACCGGTTTGCTGCTGCATCAGCATCCAGAAATAATACAAAACATAAGACTGCTCCAGAAATTGCTCTAGACCAAAATAATACTACAATCTGTCACATAGATAATTAATCGATCTATGCTACGATGGTAATACTAAGTCTGTCTGCAGTCTGCATATATAAGTTTGAGGATTGGAATTGCATATGAACTAACTCCAGTTTTGATTGGAAACTCTAACTTCTTCCTCTTGCATACTTGTTTGCCGTATCAGTGTATCAGACATTGTAACAgtattggaatggaatcaacaTCACATCTGGGACTAAAGTACAAATATTGTTTGTAAAATGATGTGACAAATGAATGTTTGTAATGTtcctatatataatttggTGCAGAACAGATTCACAGAAGAAGACTGCCTTGCTATATGAGAAGTGGTAAAGATGAATTGTAATTATAAATGACTACAAATTAGATAGATATACAGGTAAAGAATCAGAGAGACACAGAGGGTTTATCTGATATGTAAATGAAATATGAGAACTGGAACAGTCTGATTTATCTGTATCACATGAAGACTCAACCTTCAATTTTTTACTCTTGTGTAAAGTATCATTTTGTAAAATCTGATGTTGCAAGTCTCATCACAACCATAAAGCAAGAAAACATATCTATTTAGCCTTAGCTATAACTCCTATAAGTGAAGCACCAGGAAAATCAAATAAGCTAGTTAATAGTTATTATGGACTCAGATAGTAGATTATGATGATTAACCATCTCCAGAAAGCAAGAATCTGAAGCCAAAACTATGAGAGTCAAAGGCTCAAAGCAAGGATATAGTAAAAGGGCCTATCGATCAGAAAGTACATAAGGAATCCAACAAAAAAGGCTAAAAATTTCTGAATAATTTTCAAGGACAAGAATTCCGTAGGTACACTTGTTCAAATTTGAACAGCAAGTAAACCAAAGAAATCAGAACATGCATGCTCTGAATGAAGGgacttaaaaaatataaaccaGTACGTGTCAAGTGCCAAACTTCTAGTGTTTTATAATTTGAAGCAAGTGAGGATGAATGAAAGTTGGAATGAAACACTGTAGCTTATGTTTGGTTTTAGGCTTTTGAGGTGTGAGTTTTGTTTCCAAGCAATTGGAGTTATATAAGTAGGAGAATTACTTGGGGTGAACAGTGAGTTTAATACTTATATTATTCACAATAATCCTCGCTTCTGTCGACACCTCCCAGTTTGATTTGTACACTTCTGCAACTATACTTCTGCTAATATTCCATCACAGATCATCAACCTGGCAGACTCTTACTGTGAAAGTACTAAACCAACCCTAATTTGCAGGGTGTAATTTGGAGCCACATCAATTATTGAGGGGATCTAGCGCCATTCATGAGGGTGAATTCCAAGCAAACGATCTCTCTCAACCTTTTCTGCTGTGCCAAAACCCTTGGAACTATACAGTAAACATCCTAATACAActatgcatcctgcactttaaTTTGGCCCTATATAAACTGACAACCCAACTTTAGtactaattaataatattgttCTCTTTTCTACCCCCCAACTTCTCCATAATGGAAAATATATGTAATCAGGGTAATAGTTCGATTATTGTAAGACTTCGAGTTTATTAACTTGGGATGATCAAGATGAGAAGTGAAAGCAGATATAAACTTACATTTATATGACTCAGAACTACATATCTCATAACAAATTGAACAGATTCTAAAGAGTAGTACAGGATTATAGAGCAAACTTGAACTGAAGTAGAATTAGGAGGATCCTTATATCAGGTACACATTAGGATGCTTTGATTTCCAAACTTAGCTGTAGCACATGTATGTAGCGCTCAGCCAGTCGATGGATCTCTTTCTAATAAGTAATTAAATTGTTAACAAAACATTAATGCTTATCATCACCTCTATTGACGTTATGTACACCAACTCGAGATTAGTTTAATAAATCTAATTACAATAATGTTATTACTTGGGATACAAACAAATCCCTAGTGAGACAACCAACATGCCATTATCCCTGTCATCATTCTTATAGTACTCACTAAAATCTATAATAATGGTGCAGATGCCTTCCGTTCCCTTTCATCTATAGCAAGGCTAAACGAAACCCTTCTCTCCTACTCTCATGGACTGCCTAGAGAGCTCAATACCAAACCAAAAAGAAACTTTCCATGAAAACAAAGAGAGTGTTTGTCTTAGTACTAGCGCAATCAAGGTTCCGAAAAAGGCAAAGATCAAGGGAAGGAGATTCCTAGGCGTGAGACAACGACCATCAGGAAGATGGGTGGCTGAGATCAAGGACTCATCACAGAATCTGAGACTATGGCTAGGAACTTTTGATAGAGCAGAAGAAGCTGCATTGGCATATGATAAGGCTGCAAGGGTTTTAAGAGGAAGGAATGCAAAGACCAACTTCCCATCATCTCATCAGCAGCATGGAACGAACTTCATGAATGTACATGAAGAAAGTGATAACATATTGAAGAAGAATCCACGGCTTTATCAGCTGCTTCAGCACGCGATCATGAAGAACCATGCATCAATTTCAACTTCATCAGCCTCCATGATCAGAGGATCAAAAGGGGGTCAATCGGATTCAAACAATAACTTTGATACGCTTGTTGAAGAAACTATTGTGTGCTCTTCATCAACTAGTGCTGCTTCTTATATAAGAGATAAAGATTACCATTGCACCCTTTCATTTGGGACTACTTCTAAGGTTTATTCTTCTGTTATTGTTGCTCCTTCTTTTAGTGCTACTTCATAGTGATCAATGTGAAGGGTTATCAAGAGGCTCCCGTAGTCACTTCATTAAGTTGCTTTCTGGTGGATCCTAGCATGTCTTGAGATAAATATGATTATCAAAGAAGAGAATAATAGTTTGTGTAAATCTTGTGATtaattgtgtttcttattCTGCTTTTGAATATAATTACCAAATTATTATGTATTCAAATTTTGCTGCcactaattaattattatgaaatttgatgatgatggtggctGAAACTAATATGGCTCCAATATCAGTGAGATATATTAGCAAAAATTCCATGAGAATATTGATATAGTTCTTTTCAAATTACCATACGCAGAAAATTCTCCCTATTAGTGTGTGAAATCTAAGGAAATAAAACCAATCATATATGGATTCATTACCAATTagcagaaaagaagaaaatggttTAGCTCCGAGTTAGATCGATAAGGATAACTGGATAAGTAATATCATAGAAATGATAAAATAGCTGCTGgtgtaagaattgaattggatatattttcaaataaagTATATTCGGTATATAATGTAATCTGGGTTGTATCATATACAGTGCCGTCTCATTACTATATGCGAGAAAGAATCATGCACCTTTTTATGCAGATTTGCAGAGTGAGGGATGATGCAATCTTAATCCTGTACTTGCATGTTTGTCTTCTTAAATCTCACTCAGCAGACATGAGTCGAATCattaaagagaaagaaagggCAACAATATATAGCCTATATTGCTGATATCAGCCTCGATCAAAATGAATAAGTCTTGTAGGCATATGCAGTTCATAACCTGATTCAAATAGGGCTAGGGCATGCAATCCACTTCGCGCGCACTTGAATAAAGTATAAGATAGAATTTAAGAGAGACAAAGTAGAATGGTACACTAACAATaacaccaaaataaataaacgtGAAGTTAAAAACAAGTACACAAATCTGAAAACAACTTGAAACATTTTCCTTGTTAAAGAGGGCAAATGAGCCCCGATATCATACTTGAAGCACATAGATTACAGTCATTATTACACTAGTACTAAACTACTAATATTCTGTTTCTGGGATAATATGGCCAAAGATAAGATTAAAACTAGTTACTTGAGATACAATTGACAAACAATACCAAATACCAATTTTAGTACCACTTAATACATGACAAACTGGCCTTCAAAATAATAAGAATCATCATGTAATGCCATGGTGGTCATTTTCGGTGGTACACAATAACTTGATTGTCAACTTTCCCACCATGACTTACCATGCATCGTCAATTCGTCATATAGCTAGTTTAAAGACTAATAGCCATCGTGAATGTTGTTTACATTATCAGCGGATTCAGCGCCAAACAAAGTACTTGTCAAAAAGAAAATGTTTTAGCGCCATAATATAACGTCGCAATCTCACGTGGTATATCACATCACTATGtcatttttgaatgaaaatacaATCTTATAATTGTTAATCCAACGGctctagattattataaaaaaattatagttctttttttatatcatttatttcttcaaatatatatatatatatatatatgtgtgtgtgtgtgtgtgtgtgtgtgtggagtgactatatggtaattgtattaattcattatagtcattaattaatcgtaaatgtaaattaattaaataaaaaagtcatgatcttgacatatttgtcaCTAGAAATATTACCatggacataattgtattaaatatggtattaattaagatatgtatactCTAGGAAAATTAACATTTGTTACCTTACATATCTTCTTAAATCGATTATACCCTAACAAAAGAATatttcctttcagaaaaaaaaacctaaagaatcttaccaaaagttttatctaaatataaatgttgtgaATACCTTACATCgtctgaaatttaaaaataaatatattttatctatatatatatatatatatttcgcgcgtgtacatacatatttcaaacatatttttgtaaatttctattttttaaattgtattttagaaatattattgtgatgaaaaagaagaaatgataaaaagaaaaaaattataataatttagaatcgttgGATTAATaaggatatgattgtctttttatttaaaatgatagttttatataattttaattgttgatGTGGCATACCACGTAGGATTGCGGCGCCGAATTTGGCGTCATATTATGGCGCCCTAGCACTCTTCTTGTCAAAATTAGGGAGCATCCTTCTAGGTAAGGGTTATCATTTGGCCCGTGGGTAGCCCGGCCCGGTCAAAACCCAGTCTTATGGGTATAATGCCGGGTAGAGGCCGAAGGTTCAAAGCCTCGGCCCGGCCCTAGGCCCAGTCCGGCCCTAAAATGTCCGATCAAAAgtccatttatttttaaaattaataaaattttatatgtatttatttgttgtatatgttaattagttaaattattttgttatatttcttatcttttgtactatatttagttaaataattatcatatcctattttttttcttgaatttttaataaaaaatatacattacacataaaaaaaatgagttCGGACCCTTGAGTAGCCCGTGAGTCTCGATTTTATTAATAagtccgacccgacccgaaaaattgaaaataaaaatagttaAAATCCGATCGGGTCTGAGCCAGTTGGTAGTGGGCCCGATCCGGCCCATTGCCGACCCTTACTTCTAGGGGGGACATGTATATAAGATTGATCAAACAATAGATCCTGTACTGGATAATATTTCAGTAAAAAATCACTGAAGTGGCCAAGTGGGTTAGCAATTATTGGGTGATTTAGAAGTTAGAACTATGATGCATGACTAttatacacacacaaaaaaaagtatatattgatattacCTTCAACCTGGAAAATCTGAGAGATGTACTGATTCAATTCCCCCCGTCTTGGGGCAAATAATTTTCAAGACTTTAACTCCCTCCTCATTCGGGtgtaattttctttaaaaGGAAGTGCATTTTTCATGAGTTTGCAATTATTGAATATGGAAAGGGAAGCAGTAAAAGAAGAACGCAGTCTGTTTGTTTCAAAAACCAAACACAGAAATGTTCTCAAGGAACAGGGTGTTTCTTGCATCGAATCAAGTCGTACTCCTCAGTTGGAGAACTACATATCCCAGTACAAACATAAAGGTACATTTCACTCACAGATGACCAAAATCAGCACAATTTTTCCCGCGAATCACAAGCTAGTACAGTCTGTAAGATTACACCAATTGGACCAGAATATGCATAGCATACTAACAGTCATGCTTTACTTTCCACTATATGATTGAATCTCATGATAGGCTACAATCCTCTTTCTGCTTTAATGGACTAACTATATAATTTGGTTGTAAGGATATTGATGCCAGATTCTGCAAATATAGAAGATTCTCAGGCAACTTGGCTTACTCCATAAGACCATAACTCTAAACTTCCTTCCTCTCTTCATGCAATAATGACACTGTCACCCAAGGTCCCAATTGAAGCCTTCTTTTGAAAGACACCTTTTTCTTATAAGAAAGAAACAAGTTGAAACTTTTAGACCAACAGCTcaagaaaataacaaattattggCAGCCAAATTACCAAGACTCCCGAGTCCAATTTCCAAAATCATACAACACCTTTTCCTcataagaaagaaacaaattgAAACTTTTAGACCAACAGCTcaagaaaataacaaattattggCAGCCAAATTACCAAGACTCCCGAGTCCAATTTCCAAAATCATACGAGAGAAAAATGGAgtataagaagaagaagaacaatgaGCCTAGGCAACTAAGACATACCTCATAAATTCATCCCAGGACTACTAAAGTGAACTGTAGCAACCATTACAGCCTCacagttttttttgttttttatatcAGTTTATGCATAAACATTTAGTAGAAAAAGAATTGAACTTGGAGATAAGAAAATTGATCAAAGAACGTTATACTAATGATCAGGTCTTTTGCAGGGATATACAGCTTGAGCGAAAGGGAGAGAACAAGACCTAGCTCTAGTTTTCCAACACATAGACCACAACTACATATCATATGAACATAAAATTCTACAGCATTTAAAGCAATCGAAGGATACCAAAGCTTGTATTTGGTTATCTGGATCAATAGATACAGAAATTGAAATCCCAGAATTCTACTGTCAACTACAAGATCATCATCATGAACACAATGAACGAAATGAATATGATACATTGATTATATTCCCAAAATACTCCCACCCCAAATGGCAAATACAGCCTCCAAATTAGTACAGACTCAATCTCTGACTGCACCACAAAACTAGTAATCAACAAAGAGACAATATACAACTATCTACTACCATTCTTTAATTGCTTGTAATGGGTAACATGTCAAAGATACAACCTTTACGGTCAGAGGCTGCGTAAACACACAGAAACAAAAGCTACATTAAGATATATTTCAGCTTATTTACCTGGTAGAATTAAAGATAGAGACTTTTTGGCTTCTGGGTCCCGATCAGAACCCCAAACAAACACGGACAGGGGAGAAGTTTAGATAGcaataaataacaaatttAGAAACATAGAAAATACGAGAGTGAGTGAGCACTGGATGCAGAGGTTTATCGACCTATTCATGTTTCTGTGTTTTTCCAAAGACAAAATCTCAGGAAGAGATCGATGAACCGCTGCCTCCAGTGACTCCATCCCCACAACCAAaagattcaaaataaaaataaaaaacaaacaaagaggATATCAAGAACAAAAATTCCGAAGTGGCAAGTAGCATAGATCTAAAGAGCAATAATATATGACTGCAACTATGTTATGAGATTCTTAGATCCGGGTTGTTGAACATAAGTGAGTTATTGATGCATGCATTGGTAGAGTGagtgagagaagagagagatctTAAAACCAGGAATCTGAAGAATCAACGATGTTTTGCTCCACTCATCACTCTCTGACTTGCTGCTTTCTTCGTTTGCTCACAAATTGAAACGACAATTAATCG containing:
- the LOC126794765 gene encoding ethylene-responsive transcription factor ERN2-like — its product is MDCLESSIPNQKETFHENKESVCLSTSAIKVPKKAKIKGRRFLGVRQRPSGRWVAEIKDSSQNLRLWLGTFDRAEEAALAYDKAARVLRGRNAKTNFPSSHQQHGTNFMNVHEESDNILKKNPRLYQLLQHAIMKNHASISTSSASMIRGSKGGQSDSNNNFDTLVEETIVCSSSTSAASYIRDKDYHCTLSFGTTSKVYSSVIVAPSFSATS
- the LOC126794762 gene encoding calcium sensing receptor, chloroplastic; amino-acid sequence: MAVEMAIRASVTPRPQLSPSHSSPLPSSSSSSSSSSPASSTPKLCFKPQFRPISLSLPTSTTLSLLALFTSPSEARAFSLSKDQIVSSLNEVEQTIDQVQQVGSSVLDNTARFLEAFINAVKPGVDVAMPIAKQAGEEALKIASPAISEVSKKAQEAIQSSGIDTAPVYSAAKTIGDAAGQTSKVIQDAKPIASSTVETISSADPVVIAGTAGVVVLTYFLLPPIWSAISFNLRGYKGALTPAQTLDLISTKNYLLIDIRSEKEKDKAGIPRLPSSSKSRLIGIPLEELPSKLKGLVRNVKKVEAEITALKIAYLKRINKGTNIVILDSYSDSGKIVARTLTNLGFKNTWIVADGFSGGKGWLQSRLGTDSYNFSFAEVISPSRIIPAATRSFGTTLQSGRKLLSD